A region of the Amycolatopsis sp. cg13 genome:
TCATCGCCTGTCTCCGATCAGGTAGGGGCCGCGGCCCCGTCCGGCTGCGCGGTTTCGTTCGCCCGGAAGGAAAACGGGCACATATCGGTCCGGTCGACGTCGTCCTCGGGCAGGCCGTACTGCCACCATTCGAGCCCGGCGACGCCGTAGGAGCCGAGCTGGCGGGCGCGCGGGGCGCCGTCGTAGCGGTCGATCCTCGCCCGGATGTTGCTGCGGACCTTGCGGCCGCTCGGGGTGTCGCCCGCGACCACGTCGAACCGCTCGCGCGGGTTGACCACGAGCACGAAGTGCGCGCCGAGGTTGCGGCTGCGCCGGACTTCGTGCGCGGGATTGCTCATATTGATGAAAAGCGGCATTCCGTTGAAACACATGGACCACGAGCTTTCGCCGGGGTCGGTTCCGACGTTTTCCGGCCACGGCGCCGGGTCGACGTGGTGCAGCTTCTGGATCACCTCCCAGCCGAACGCCTGGTACCCGGCAACGGACCGGGCGGAGACGGCCGAGGGCGAGAAAACGATCAGCAAGGGGTACGCGGTGTCGAGATGACCGTTCCAGTTGCGGGAAAGCTCGACGTAATCGGCGAGCGCGGCGCCGAGTCTCGCGATACCGTCCGGTCCGACGTCCTCGGCGAAGGCGAACAGGAGCAGTCTCTTCCGGAACGCGTTTCTCGAGAAGACACAAGGGAAACCGCGGTCGGTGAGCCTGGACTCGACGTCGCGGAACGCCGCGGCGCGCCAGTCGGTTCCGAATGTTTCGGCCTCCTGCTGGGTGATCAAGGTCGTGCTGCGGGATTCGAGCGATGCGTGCATTCCGGCCCTCCGGGAATGGTCTTCCTCGGGATGTGTGGTCCTCTCCGCCGTCCGGCCGGGCCTCAGTCGCGGGAGCCGGTCGTGCGGGATTTCTCCGGCGGACCCGCGGAACGGATTCCGGCTGGTCGACGGCCGCCCCGGTGCGGCGTCGATCGTCCGGGAACGCGAAGCGCCGCCGGTGCGGACGGTGGCGCGGGTGTGCTCGGCTGCGCGGTGCTCGGGAGTGCTGGGGTGCGCAGCGTGCTGGGTGCCGTGCGAGTACAGGGTGTTCGCGCAGCCGACCGGTCCGGCGCCCGCGGCGCGTCCGGGGCTCACCCGCGCCCGTCCGCACCCGGCACGGCCGTGTGCGAGCCGCGATTCGGAGCCGCTGGCGGTTATTCCCCCACTGGACCAGCGCTGCCCCTCAGACTCTATGGACCCGGGCAAACCGGCGCAGCGACCATCCGGGTGAACAACATTCTACGCGAAAAAAAGGAATATCGGAGAATCTGTCGACGCAATGCCCGGAACCGAGCAATTCGCTTCCGGCATCCGGCGCAATCCCGGGACGGGAGGGTGCGGGATCGACAGCGATAACCGGTACGGACCACTGAAATCGCCTGGCAGCAGGGACGAAAAGCATCTGTCCACAGTAGACCGTCGGTACTCGCGCGTTCCGCGTTCCACGGGAGGATTGCCTGGTCCGGTTCCGCTAGTCAGCCGTCGAAGCCGCCTTTGCCGTAGCCTGATCGGCCGCCGCGGAATCCGCCATCCCGCCCACCAAGCGGCGAAACTTCGCATATTCCGGACGAAGCGAATTTCGTCGACATCCGCTGCGCGTGACAGCGGTCCGCGGAAGGTGTTCGGCATTTCTTGGCAAACTGCTCATCGGTGCTTCACACAGCGCTCCCGTCGACAGTCTCCGCTCCCGGAGTGTCTCCGGGATATCATCGCGGCAGAGGATCGAGCATGGGGGCAAAGATCGACGACATGGACTGGGCCGCGCTCACGCGAATGCCCGCGAAGCGCACCGCTTACCGCCGCGAAACCTATTTCCGGGAAGGCGCCCGCGACGTCGCCCGGTTCCTCGGGGACCAGGCCCCGGAGGTCCTGCGCCGGCACGCGCTGCTGATGGTCAAACCGGACGGCATCGCCGCGGGCAAGGTGCGCCCGGTGCTCGACTGGCTGAGCGAGCAGGGCTTCGCCGTCCAAGCCGTGCAGCGCCCGGCGTTCACCGGCCTGCTGTGGCGGGAAATGTGGCGGTACCAGCTGACGTCGGCCACGGTGGACCGGCTCGCGCTGAACGACCTCGTCTATGTCGGCTTCGGGCTGCTGCTGCTCGTGCGAGACGAGCGGCCGGGGCCGATGCCCGCGACGGCGCGGCTGGCCTCGCTGAAAGGCTCAGCAGACCTGGCACAGCAAAAGCCCGGCACGCTGCGCGCACTGCTGCGCCAGCACAACCGCAACTTCAGCTACGTCCACGTCGCCGACGAGCCCGCCGACCTGGTCCGGGAACTCGGCCTGCTGCTCGGCCCGGCACAGCGGCGGGAGGCACTGACCGGACTGGCCTCCGGCGAGCCGACCGGTCTCCCGTTGCTCGAAGAAGCACTCGCCGTCGAAGCCACCGCCGTCCCGCGGGCCTTCGACGCCGACGCGGCCGCCGATGCCGTGACGGACGCGCTCAAGCGGTCCGAGCGCGGCGGCCAAGCGCTCCAGCTGCTGGAACACCTGCGGTTCGGGGAATCCGTGCCCTGGGTCGAGGTCGCCGAGGCCGTCGCCGCGAGCGGAGCCGAGGTCGATCGCTGGGACCTCGCCGCCGTCGGGGCGAGCCTGATCGAATGCGACGAGCCCGGCGAGACGAAGCTGATCGCCAACCCGCCTCCCGTGCTCTGGGACAAGCCCCGGGTGCGGCGTCCTTTGTAGACGAACTGGTCAGCTGACCGGATGCCGCGCTGCTTGTGCCGTCCACGCTTCCGCCGAAACCGGCGGCAGCAGCGCATGCGGTACCGGGCGCTCGTTGTGCACCACGAACGACGCCGTCACGATCACGTCCCAGCGGTCGGCCTTCTCGAAGGGCACCAGGTCGGCCAGCTCGTCCCAGGTGATCCGCTCCCCGCCCTCCGCAATTTCCCGCAACCGGGCGACCGCGGACTCGCCCGCCACCGGGGCCAGCCGGTCCAGCGTCGCGTCGATATCCAGGTCGTGCGCCGGGCAATCCGCTTCGATGGCAGCGATCTCGGCGCGCGCCCGCGCCGTGCGATCCTCGGCGAGATGCGCCCGCAGCTCCGCGAGAAACCGGAGCCGCTCCGGGCGGTCGAGGAAAATCGCCAGCTCGCGCACGATGTCCGCCGGTTCGTCGCCGACGTGCACGAAGTTCAGGATCCGGTTGGGCGGGTTCAGCTTCGTGCGCAGATGATGCGGCTTGCGCTGGGCCGGATCGCCGACGCCCTTCAGCTCGCAGAGCCGGACCGTCGCGGGCAATCCGGCGACCGGGCGGACGTCGCGCGCCAGGAACAGCAGCACATCATTGGCGAGATAGTAGAAAGTGCATAACTGCAGCCGGTCCACGGTGTAGATGTGCCAGTCGTAGCGCCACACCTCGCGCATCGAATGCCGGGTGTAGCCGAAGCGCGTGGTGGCGACCGGCACGAAACCGTTGTCCGCCAGGTACTCCATGATGCGGCCAAGCCTGCGGCCGACCACCGCGTCCGGTTTGACCACGAGCATCGCCAGCCCGCCGAGCACGCCGGTCGCGTCGCCGCCGAAGACCGAGAGCACGTCCGCCCAGCACTCGCGGAAGTACAGGTCGCAGCCGTAGACCTCCCGTTTCTCCGGCACGACCGACAACTGCCGCCACTGCCCGGCCGTCGGCATGCCGTCGACCCGGTCCTCCCTGCCTGGCGTCCAGATCATCCGGTCATCGTGCCAGGTATCGTCGACGGCCCGGACGACAGAAGGGGTTGAAGCGTGGCCAGGCAGCGGGTTCCGGTAGTTCTCGTCGCGGGTTTTCTCGGCGCGGGAAAGACCACGATGCTCAATCACCTGCTCGCCAATCGCCAGGGCGCCAGGGTCGGCGTGGTGGTCAACGACTTCGGCCAGGTGAACATCGACGCGCTCGCGGTCGCCGGGCAGGTCGACACCATGGTGTCGCTCGGCAATGGCTGCTTGTGCTGCGCGGTGGACGCCAGCGGGCTCGACGCCATGCTCGGCAAGCTGTCGCGGCCTGAGGCGGGTATCGACGTGATCGTCGTGGAGGCCAGCGGGATCGCGGAGCCGCGCGACCTGCTGCGGTTGATGATCGCCAGCGAGAACCCGGACATTCGGTACGGCGGGCTGGTCGAGGTTGTCGACGCGGTGGAGTTCGAGGCCACGCGAGAGCGGCATCCCGAGCTTGCCGAGCATCTGCGGGTTGCTGACCTGGTGGTTCTCAACAAGGTCGATCGGGCTGACGCGGATGCGGTGGCCAAGGTGCGGGGCGTGGTCGAGGAATACGCGCCTGGGGTGCCGGTGGTGCCGACCGAGCGCGGGAGGATTGATCCGGCGTTGTTTTTCGACCCGCGGCCTCGGGAAAGTTACGGACAGTTGTCGTTTGACGATCTTCGTGAGCATGATCATTCCGAGCATTTGCACGCGCGTTATGAGAGTGTCGCGTTCACGTCGGACCGGCCGCTTTCGCCTCGGCGGTTTATGGCCTTTTTGGAGAGCCGGCCTGCTGGGTTGTATCGGGTCAAGGGGCAGGTTGACCTTGGGGTCGAGGGGGCTCGGTCTCGGTTCGGCTTGCATACAGTGGGGGCGTTTGTGCAGGTCGAACGGTCGACTTGGCCTGCCGGCGGACGTCGGACCGAGTTGGTGTTGATCGGGGCCGGGATTGATGCGGCTCGGGTTGAGCGGGAGCTTCGGGCTTGCGCGGACGAGGACGCGGGCGCTGACGAGCGGGGACTTTTGCGCTTTCTCCGGTATTTGGACGAGCCCGACGAGGAGTCGCCGCGCCACGCCGAAGATGGCTAAACGCGCCGGTTGCGGCGGTGGGGGTCGCAGTATGGCCGGGTAGCTCGAAACAGCCTCTTTGGAGGACGAGTTCCCATGGCGAAGACGATCGCGGCCCGGTGGTATTTGGTCGGCGCGTTGCCGGAGGAGGATCCGGTCGCGCATCTGATGACTCGCGCGGACGATCTGCGGTATCGGCGGTCTGCCTGCGGGGAGCGGGATTCCCGGACCTGGACGCCGGTGGATTTGACTGAGCCCGGGACTGGGCACGTCACCCCTTGTCCCGGGTGCGTGGCCAGCTTGTCCGGGGCTCCTGCGGGGTCTGGATCCGAGGAGCAGTTGGCGTTTGATCTTTCGCTGGGGTGAGTTCGGCTCGTCGCCTGGCGGCGACCTTGCCGTCCTTGGTTGCGTGGGGCACCCCGAAGCTTGATTATGATGACGGTCTGAGGGTGCTTGTCAAGGCTGGAAAGATGCCTTGACAAGCACCCTCAGACCGCATTTTGGCTTCGTATCGGGGTGCGGGGGTGGTGTGAGTGCCTCGATGGTTGGGTGCATCGGCTGCGGGTTCGCGGGTGGGCTAGCACCAGCAGGGCGGGGCGGTCCGTGAAGGAGCCCATTCCAGCCCGCCGAAGGTCGTGAGGGTGGCCCTCACGGACAGT
Encoded here:
- a CDS encoding GTP-binding protein, translating into MARQRVPVVLVAGFLGAGKTTMLNHLLANRQGARVGVVVNDFGQVNIDALAVAGQVDTMVSLGNGCLCCAVDASGLDAMLGKLSRPEAGIDVIVVEASGIAEPRDLLRLMIASENPDIRYGGLVEVVDAVEFEATRERHPELAEHLRVADLVVLNKVDRADADAVAKVRGVVEEYAPGVPVVPTERGRIDPALFFDPRPRESYGQLSFDDLREHDHSEHLHARYESVAFTSDRPLSPRRFMAFLESRPAGLYRVKGQVDLGVEGARSRFGLHTVGAFVQVERSTWPAGGRRTELVLIGAGIDAARVERELRACADEDAGADERGLLRFLRYLDEPDEESPRHAEDG
- a CDS encoding nucleoside-diphosphate kinase — encoded protein: MIWTPGREDRVDGMPTAGQWRQLSVVPEKREVYGCDLYFRECWADVLSVFGGDATGVLGGLAMLVVKPDAVVGRRLGRIMEYLADNGFVPVATTRFGYTRHSMREVWRYDWHIYTVDRLQLCTFYYLANDVLLFLARDVRPVAGLPATVRLCELKGVGDPAQRKPHHLRTKLNPPNRILNFVHVGDEPADIVRELAIFLDRPERLRFLAELRAHLAEDRTARARAEIAAIEADCPAHDLDIDATLDRLAPVAGESAVARLREIAEGGERITWDELADLVPFEKADRWDVIVTASFVVHNERPVPHALLPPVSAEAWTAQAARHPVS
- a CDS encoding YqcI/YcgG family protein, with the translated sequence MSPGRAAGAGPVGCANTLYSHGTQHAAHPSTPEHRAAEHTRATVRTGGASRSRTIDAAPGRPSTSRNPFRGSAGEIPHDRLPRLRPGRTAERTTHPEEDHSRRAGMHASLESRSTTLITQQEAETFGTDWRAAAFRDVESRLTDRGFPCVFSRNAFRKRLLLFAFAEDVGPDGIARLGAALADYVELSRNWNGHLDTAYPLLIVFSPSAVSARSVAGYQAFGWEVIQKLHHVDPAPWPENVGTDPGESSWSMCFNGMPLFINMSNPAHEVRRSRNLGAHFVLVVNPRERFDVVAGDTPSGRKVRSNIRARIDRYDGAPRARQLGSYGVAGLEWWQYGLPEDDVDRTDMCPFSFRANETAQPDGAAAPT
- a CDS encoding nucleoside-diphosphate kinase; its protein translation is MGAKIDDMDWAALTRMPAKRTAYRRETYFREGARDVARFLGDQAPEVLRRHALLMVKPDGIAAGKVRPVLDWLSEQGFAVQAVQRPAFTGLLWREMWRYQLTSATVDRLALNDLVYVGFGLLLLVRDERPGPMPATARLASLKGSADLAQQKPGTLRALLRQHNRNFSYVHVADEPADLVRELGLLLGPAQRREALTGLASGEPTGLPLLEEALAVEATAVPRAFDADAAADAVTDALKRSERGGQALQLLEHLRFGESVPWVEVAEAVAASGAEVDRWDLAAVGASLIECDEPGETKLIANPPPVLWDKPRVRRPL